One genomic region from Rhodoligotrophos appendicifer encodes:
- a CDS encoding putative glycolipid-binding domain-containing protein: MITARWIDCDGASLEHLKLSETGSGIHIESVIIARREGESFALSYRISCRPDWSVVSVDARIIGSELSVSLRSDGAGNWTTGTRTPLSALAGAIDADLSATPFTNSLPIRRLGLARGEAAVIRAAYVSVPDLTVSLDEQRYTRIGDLSWRYEAVDGSFAREIEVDAFGLVTHYPGLFRRIG; this comes from the coding sequence AGAGCATCTCAAACTGTCGGAGACCGGGAGCGGCATCCATATCGAAAGCGTGATCATCGCGCGGCGAGAAGGCGAATCTTTCGCGCTGTCCTACCGCATCAGCTGCCGTCCCGATTGGAGCGTGGTCAGCGTGGATGCACGGATCATCGGCAGCGAGCTGTCGGTTTCGCTGCGGAGCGATGGCGCCGGAAACTGGACCACCGGGACGAGAACGCCGCTGTCCGCTCTGGCGGGCGCCATCGACGCGGACCTGAGTGCAACGCCATTCACGAACAGCTTGCCCATTCGACGGCTGGGTCTCGCCCGCGGTGAGGCTGCGGTGATCCGAGCGGCTTACGTGAGCGTTCCGGATCTCACAGTGTCGCTCGATGAGCAGCGCTATACCAGGATCGGTGATCTGTCCTGGCGCTATGAAGCCGTCGACGGAAGCTTCGCCCGGGAGATCGAGGTGGACGCCTTCGGATTGGTGACACACTATCCGGGGCTGTTTCGCAGGATCGGCTGA